From a region of the Podospora pseudopauciseta strain CBS 411.78 chromosome 7 map unlocalized CBS411.78m_7, whole genome shotgun sequence genome:
- a CDS encoding uncharacterized protein (COG:D; EggNog:ENOG503NW1Z), which produces MPPSYPPNFPAASAAHQQPPQLSSSRRRPRVDSHSDPDTNDNSTRTAASNNLGKRPRGEYTFSPSAQLPTPHQQDPFQPTMSAKAQGKRPEVIDLTQNSSPGRPSNSSYGGGGGSRPGGITGLQPHLGPRKLVIKNLRQTTSTQRAGADEYYTRTRADLDNALDAIFAGRPAGEPMELLYRGVEDLCRKGEAESLYNRLKDRCDRWLTSDDGIGQLRKEVTANTTHFNVIEVTAAVMGVYRRWNARMLIVRKVYSYLDRSYLLLQSTIGKEDKGRQGVNDMAISLFRKAVFGPRSATKALPLGVMVLRGMITLIMQEREDQEREQIPGGLDRVQLLKDSVTMLKVFGVYGKFFEPWFLEHSYEFYKEFAEQKSESCGLRDYIKHIDALLKREEHMCDFYGFDSTTKRQLLQDAHGVLITKYSEKLLDTGSVAKLLEAEDVPSMKALYQLLKLSGLQNKLKEPWDSYIRKTGSAIVSDTARGDEMVIRLLELRRSLYVMIRDAFDQDEVYSYGLRESFGGFMNDSKSTSAWGTGTSKVGEMIAKYIDMLLRGGLKTLPKSLLSDNKDKAIAERSGLAAAGDEDSELDTQLGHALELFKFIDGKDTFEAFYKKDLGRRLLLGRSASQDAERSMITKLKGECGANFTHNLEQMFKDQELSRDEMTSYKTWLAGTGKATKGGVDLTVKVLSHSAWPTYNDVKVTLPKEVLEQTTSFETYYQAKHTGRKLTWKHNMSHCIIKARFDRGPKELSLSAQQGSVLMLFNDVPDDTPLSYSQISQSTSLTGAELDRTLQSLACGKSRVLSKAPKGRDVSPTDTFTVNRAFADPKFRVKINQIQLKETREENKETHEKVARDRQLETQAAIVRIMKSRKTMGHAQLVAEVINQTKARGAVDPGEIKANIEKLIDKDYIEREEGNYVYLA; this is translated from the exons ATGCCTCCCTCTTATCCTCCAAACTTCCCAGCGGCCTCCGCGGcgcaccaacaaccaccacaactatCCTCCTCCCGAAGACGACCCCGCGTCGACTCCCACTCGGACCCCGACACCAACGACAACTCCACCCGcaccgccgccagcaacaacctAGGCAAACGCCCCCGAGGCGAATAcaccttctccccatccgcccaactccccaccccccatcaacaaGACCCATTCCAGCCCACCATGTCAGCCAAAGCCCAAGGCAAGCGGCCTGAAGTCATAGACCTCACACAAAACTCCAGCCCCGGCCGGCCATCCAACAGCAGttacggcggcggcggcggcagtcGACCAGGTGGCATCACAGGCCTACAACCCCATCTCGGTCCACGAAAATTAGTAATCAAGAACCTGCGCCAGACGACATCGACGCAAAGGGCCGGCGCGGACGAATACTACACCCGAACTCGAGCTGATTTGGATAATGCCCTGGACGCTATCTTTGCCGGCCGCCCTGCAGGCGAGCCTATGGAGCTGCTGTACAGAGGGGTGGAGGATCTATGTCGGAAGGGCGAGGCGGAGAGCCTGTACAACCGACTGAAGGATCGATGTGACCGATGGCTTACCTCGGATGATGGCATTGGGCagttgaggaaggaggtcACTGCCAATACCACGCATTTTAATGTAATTGAAGTtacggcggcggtgatgggggtgtaTCGGAGGTGGAATGCCAGGATGTTGATTGTGAGGAAGGTGTACTCGTACCTGGACAGGAGTTACCTGCTATTGCAGTCTACGATTGGGAAGGAGGACAAGGGGAGGCAGGGGGTGAATGATATGGCGATTAGTTTGTTCAGGAAAGCCGTGTTTGGGCCGAGGAGTGCGACAAAGGCATTGCCGCTTGGGGTGATGGTTCTCAGGGGAATGATTACGCTCATAatgcaggagagggaggaccaggagagggagcagaTCCCGGGCGGGTTGGATAGGGTGCAACTGCTGAAGGACTCGGTCACGATGCTGAAGGTGTTTGGGGTCTATGGCAAGTTCTTCGAGCCCTGGTTTTTGGAGCATTCATACGAGTTTTACAAAGAATTCGCCGAGCAGAAGAGTGAAAGCTGTGGGTTGAGGGATTACATCAAGCACATCGATGCGCTGCtcaagagggaggagcaCATGTGCGATTTTTACGGGTTTGACAGCACGACGAAACGACAGCTGCTGCAGGACGCGCATGGGGTTCTCATCACGAAGTATTCGGAGAAGCTGCTTGACACTGGGAGCGTGGCTAAGCTCCTCGAGGCTGAGGACGTGCCTTCTATGAAGGCGCTCTATCAGCTGCTCAAGCTGTCCGGCTTGCAGAATAAGCTCAAAGAGCCGTGGGACAGCTACATCAGAAAGACTGGCTCAGCGATTGTCAGTGACACGGCGAGAGGCGACGAGATGGTCATTCGCCTCTTGGAACTGCGGCGGTCGCTGTACGTCATGATCCGGGATGCTTTCGACCAGGACGAAGTTTACAGTTACGGCCTCCGAGAATCCTTTGGCGGCTTCATGAACGACTCCAAGAGTACTTCGGCTTGGGGGACAGGTACTTCCAAGGTTGGCGAGATGATCGCCAAGTACATCGACATGTTGCTGCGTGGTGGCCTCAAGACTCTTCCCAAATCCTTGCTGTCAGacaacaaggacaaggccATCGCTGAAAGAAGCGGCCTCGCCGCCGCAGGCGACGAAGACTCTGAACTGGACACACAGTTGGGTCATGCTCTCGAGCTGTTCAAGTTCATCGACGGCAAGGACACGTTTGAAGCCTTCTACAAGAAAGACCTGGGCCGCCGGTTACTCCTGGGTCGCAGCGCCAGCCAAGATGCGGAACGGAGCATGATCACCAAACTTAAAGGCGAGTGCGGTGCTAACTTTACGCACAACCTTGAGCAAATGTTCAAGGACCAGGAGCTTTCCAGGGACGAGATGACGTCCTACAAGACCTGGCTGGCGGGCACAGGCAAAGCCACaaagggtggtgttgaccTCACTGTCAAGGTCTTGTCTCACTCTGCCTGGCCGACGTACAACGACGTCAAAGTCACGCTGCCgaaggaggtgttggagcaAACCACCAGTTTTGAAACGTACTACCAAGCAAAGCACACTGGGCGTAAACTCACCTGGAAGCACAACATGTCCCACTGCATCATCAAAGCCCGCTTCGATCGTGGGCCAAAGGAGCTTTCGCTTTCTGCCCAGCAAGGTTCGGTCCTGATGCTCTTCAACGACGTCCCCGACGACACCCCCTTGTCATACAGCCAAATCTCCCAATCGACCTCTCTGACGGGCGCTGAACTCGACCGAACCCTCCAGTCCCTCGCCTGTGGCAAGTCGAGGGTCTTGTCCAAGGCTCCCAAGGGGAGGGATGTTTCCCCTACTGATACCTTCACCGTCAACAGGGCGTTTGCCGATCCCAAGTTCAGGGTCAAGATCAATCAGATTCAGCTCAAGGAGACAAGGGAGGAGAATAAGGAGACGCATGAGAAGGTGGCGAGGGACAGGCAGCTGGAGACGCAGGCGGCGATTGTGAGGATCATGAAGAGCAGGAAGACGATGGGGCATGCGCAGCTTGTGGCAGAGGTTATCAACCAGACCAAGGCCAGGGGGGCGGTGGACCCGGGGGAGATTAAGGCGAATATTGAGAA GTTGATTGATAAGGATTATattgagagggaggaggggaattATGTGTATTTGGCGTAa